Proteins found in one Dehalococcoidales bacterium genomic segment:
- the typA gene encoding translational GTPase TypA — protein MIYRNDIRNVAIIAHVDHGKTTLVDALLRQSKIFRENQNVVDCVMDSNDLEREKGITIMAKNTAIDYKGVKINIIDTPGHADFSGEVERVISMADGCVLLVDSVEGPMPQTKFVLQQAMLKGLKPILVINKIDKKEARIEEVINLTHDLFLELATNTDQLDFPILYASGRNGIAVTELKDEGKNIFPILDCILEKVPPPKIAEGSFQMLVTNLDYNSHKGKISIGRIWRGSISPRDQVVCLNADGSSNHYQVDEVFTYMGLGRLNANKAEAGDIVAITGVDKVSIGDTIAFPADPTALPRIEIGEPTIEMTFGVNTSPVAGREGQYCTTRQIRDRLYRELEKNLSLRVQDTDSTDTFLVKGRGELHLSILIETMRREGYEFEISKPEAITKVIDGKLTEPMESLIINTAEEYVGVLTEMLSNRQAQLTDMYNNGKGNVRIEYKIPTKGLIGFRGQFLTATRGDAVMNTIFLGYEPWKGALTSSRNGVLVATEPGVALAYGIANAQERGETFIDPNTMVYEGMIVGMHQRMQDIPINICKEKKKTNIRSSTSDIAVKLTPAIKFSLEQAIDFINDDELVEITPKNIRLRKKLLSYNQRLRDISSHRKED, from the coding sequence GGCATTACCATAATGGCCAAAAATACGGCGATTGATTACAAGGGCGTCAAGATTAACATTATAGACACCCCGGGGCATGCAGACTTCAGCGGAGAAGTAGAAAGGGTAATCAGCATGGCCGACGGTTGCGTGCTTTTGGTGGATTCCGTTGAAGGGCCGATGCCGCAAACAAAGTTTGTGCTTCAGCAAGCGATGTTAAAGGGGCTAAAGCCGATATTGGTCATTAATAAAATAGATAAAAAAGAGGCTCGCATTGAAGAGGTAATCAACTTAACTCACGATCTCTTTTTGGAATTGGCAACAAACACGGACCAGCTTGATTTTCCGATTCTTTACGCCAGCGGCAGAAACGGTATTGCCGTAACGGAACTCAAAGACGAAGGTAAAAACATTTTCCCCATTTTGGATTGTATTTTGGAGAAAGTACCGCCTCCCAAAATTGCCGAGGGCTCTTTCCAGATGTTGGTTACTAATCTTGATTACAACAGCCATAAAGGAAAAATTTCCATTGGCAGAATATGGCGGGGCAGCATTTCTCCGCGCGATCAAGTGGTATGTTTAAATGCCGACGGCAGCTCCAATCATTACCAGGTCGATGAAGTGTTTACGTATATGGGGCTGGGACGATTAAACGCAAATAAAGCCGAAGCCGGGGATATCGTTGCCATTACCGGTGTCGATAAGGTCAGTATCGGCGATACAATAGCCTTCCCCGCAGACCCAACGGCACTGCCCAGAATTGAAATCGGCGAACCGACAATAGAAATGACCTTTGGAGTTAATACTTCTCCGGTTGCCGGTCGTGAGGGGCAATACTGCACTACCCGACAAATCAGAGACAGGCTTTACAGGGAGCTCGAAAAGAACCTGAGTTTAAGGGTTCAGGATACAGACAGCACCGACACCTTTTTGGTTAAAGGCCGGGGGGAACTTCATTTGTCGATATTAATTGAAACAATGCGACGCGAAGGCTATGAATTTGAAATATCCAAGCCGGAGGCGATTACCAAGGTTATTGACGGCAAATTAACGGAGCCGATGGAGTCTTTAATAATTAATACCGCCGAAGAATATGTCGGCGTACTAACCGAGATGCTTAGTAACCGCCAGGCACAACTTACCGATATGTACAATAACGGTAAAGGCAATGTCCGTATTGAGTATAAAATACCGACCAAAGGCTTGATAGGGTTTCGCGGCCAATTCCTAACCGCAACACGCGGAGATGCCGTTATGAATACTATCTTCCTGGGCTACGAACCTTGGAAAGGTGCGCTTACTTCTTCACGCAATGGGGTGTTGGTGGCAACCGAACCCGGAGTGGCTCTGGCGTACGGCATTGCCAACGCACAAGAGCGCGGTGAAACGTTTATTGATCCCAATACAATGGTTTACGAGGGAATGATTGTCGGTATGCACCAACGAATGCAGGATATTCCGATTAATATCTGCAAGGAAAAGAAAAAAACGAATATCAGGTCGTCAACCTCAGATATTGCCGTTAAACTAACTCCGGCGATTAAATTCAGCCTCGAACAGGCAATAGATTTTATTAACGACGACGAGCTGGTTGAGATAACACCGAAAAATATCCGATTGCGTAAAAAATTATTGTCTTACAATCAGCGATTAAGAGATATTTCATCTCACCGCAAGGAAGATTAG
- a CDS encoding M20/M25/M40 family metallo-hydrolase, translating into MPSIDTSIYKRPEELLQNLIRFNTTNPPGNEAPLIEYIDKLFTAAGFETITVAKDPARPNLLTRLKGKGKASPLLLYGHTDVVTAANQNWTYPPFDGEIADGYIWGRGALDMKCGLAMMIAALLRAKAENFKPAADIIFCAMADEETGGSYGAKFLVREHMDIFRDIKYAVSEFGGYTMYINGKKFYLIQVAEKHHCTAEITFYGPSGHGSVPMKNSAMYKMGKALVALNDKKLPVHITAVTERMINIISAHISEPESTFFKELLNPQKTEAILEQIKDKTDNFFDPLLHNTVNAIMVKGGERINVVPGEVTLYLDGRILPILSDIDLKNELTEIIGNDCDIKITNYEQAKADADLSLFEMLSDILKEKEPDCIPIPIIISASTDARLLAKLGIQTYGFLPIDLPEGFSFMNYVHAADEKIPVAAMYSGTDAMYEVIKRYGK; encoded by the coding sequence ATGCCTTCAATCGACACTTCAATTTACAAACGCCCCGAAGAATTACTGCAAAACCTGATTCGTTTTAATACCACCAATCCCCCCGGTAACGAAGCGCCCTTAATCGAATATATCGATAAACTGTTTACCGCCGCCGGCTTTGAGACTATTACAGTTGCCAAAGACCCCGCCCGCCCCAACCTTCTAACACGTCTGAAAGGGAAAGGGAAGGCCTCGCCGCTGCTTTTATACGGGCATACCGATGTGGTAACCGCCGCCAACCAAAACTGGACCTATCCGCCGTTTGACGGGGAAATAGCCGACGGTTATATTTGGGGGCGCGGCGCCCTTGATATGAAATGCGGACTTGCAATGATGATTGCGGCGCTACTGAGAGCCAAGGCCGAAAATTTTAAACCCGCAGCGGATATTATCTTTTGTGCAATGGCCGATGAAGAAACCGGCGGATCTTACGGAGCGAAGTTTCTTGTTCGCGAGCATATGGACATTTTCAGAGATATTAAGTATGCCGTCAGCGAATTCGGCGGATATACCATGTATATTAACGGCAAAAAATTTTACCTTATTCAGGTCGCCGAAAAACACCACTGCACCGCCGAAATCACTTTTTACGGACCAAGCGGACACGGTTCGGTTCCGATGAAAAACAGCGCCATGTACAAAATGGGAAAGGCATTGGTTGCCCTTAACGATAAAAAATTGCCGGTTCATATTACCGCCGTAACAGAAAGAATGATAAATATTATCTCTGCGCATATTTCGGAGCCGGAAAGCACCTTTTTTAAAGAATTGCTTAATCCTCAAAAAACAGAGGCAATTCTTGAACAGATTAAAGACAAAACCGATAACTTTTTTGACCCGCTGCTGCATAACACCGTCAATGCGATTATGGTAAAAGGCGGGGAACGAATTAATGTTGTTCCCGGCGAGGTAACCCTTTATCTTGACGGACGGATTCTGCCGATTTTAAGCGATATAGACCTTAAAAACGAACTGACGGAAATTATCGGAAATGACTGCGATATTAAAATAACCAACTACGAACAAGCCAAAGCCGATGCCGATTTATCGTTATTCGAAATGCTTTCGGATATATTAAAAGAAAAAGAGCCCGATTGCATTCCGATTCCGATTATAATCAGCGCCAGTACCGACGCCCGTCTGCTGGCCAAACTGGGCATTCAAACATACGGGTTTTTACCGATTGATTTACCCGAAGGCTTTAGTTTTATGAACTACGTTCACGCCGCAGATGAAAAAATTCCCGTTGCGGCTATGTATTCGGGAACCGATGCCATGTACGAGGTAATCAAAAGGTACGGTAAATAA
- the hemW gene encoding radical SAM family heme chaperone HemW, which produces MPDIKAIYVHVPFCKRKCKYCTFASYCLRENDIPAYLNGVKKELELRSAGGIIDTVYFGGGTPSLLSVAQIAGILDTIKNNFDLRQDAEITVEVNPGTVDLKYLSDLNKAGINRLSLGVQSFNDAELEMLGRIHTAKEALKVIDDANGAGFSNLNLDLIYGLPGQSLKSWEGSLLKALETNPAHLSLYALTLEPEDLLFKEINSGKYPEISPDTAAEQYELAEKLLKNHGYTHYEISNWAKPGAECCHNLVYWQGGRYLGIGVAAHSFIENRRTANTADLDQYLDALSCGKPPPQELNEIIPVEIDIAESVILGLRLCGGIDLSHFQKRFNIDIMEWYKEPIGELLNIGLIETDKNLIRLTPHGRLLGNEVFWRFLPDTV; this is translated from the coding sequence ATGCCGGATATTAAAGCAATCTATGTGCATGTGCCGTTTTGTAAGCGCAAGTGTAAATATTGTACTTTCGCATCTTACTGCTTGAGGGAGAATGATATTCCGGCTTACCTAAACGGGGTCAAAAAAGAGCTGGAATTGCGTTCGGCCGGCGGTATTATCGATACCGTTTATTTCGGCGGAGGAACTCCCAGCTTGCTTTCGGTTGCGCAAATTGCGGGGATTCTCGATACTATTAAAAATAATTTTGATTTAAGACAAGATGCGGAAATAACCGTTGAGGTTAATCCGGGAACAGTTGATTTAAAATACCTTTCGGATTTAAATAAGGCCGGCATAAACCGACTGAGCTTGGGAGTACAAAGCTTTAACGATGCCGAATTGGAAATGCTGGGGCGCATTCATACAGCAAAGGAAGCCCTAAAAGTAATTGATGACGCTAACGGCGCGGGCTTTAGCAACTTAAATTTAGATTTAATTTACGGCCTGCCGGGGCAATCGCTCAAAAGTTGGGAGGGCAGTTTATTAAAAGCCTTAGAAACTAACCCCGCCCACCTTTCACTCTATGCGTTAACGCTTGAACCGGAAGATTTACTGTTTAAAGAAATAAATTCAGGCAAGTATCCGGAGATTTCCCCTGATACAGCCGCCGAGCAGTATGAACTGGCGGAAAAACTGCTTAAAAACCACGGGTATACCCATTATGAAATATCTAATTGGGCTAAGCCCGGTGCCGAATGCTGCCATAATCTGGTTTATTGGCAAGGCGGGAGATATTTGGGAATCGGGGTAGCGGCGCACTCTTTTATTGAAAACCGGCGGACTGCCAACACCGCTGATTTGGATCAATATTTGGATGCCCTATCTTGCGGAAAACCGCCGCCGCAGGAATTAAACGAAATTATACCCGTTGAAATTGATATAGCGGAATCCGTTATCCTTGGTTTAAGATTGTGCGGCGGAATTGATTTAAGCCATTTTCAAAAACGTTTCAACATCGATATAATGGAGTGGTACAAAGAGCCGATTGGAGAGCTTTTAAATATCGGCTTGATTGAAACGGACAAAAACTTGATTAGATTAACACCGCACGGGCGGTTACTCGGTAACGAAGTATTCTGGAGATTCCTACCGGATACGGTATAA
- a CDS encoding PH domain-containing protein, which produces MIGWILGFTAAIVLVSVYFASQANPQPNVRIGVSLPHEALNDIEVKKITGDYRSALRKAVLIAAVIGIPPFFLLSYVSLAMLFMFVWIGVVFYAANRIFIVYHDKLIVLKQNNRWFAKNARIITVDTEVSRLKDTMPISGRWFIIPVLLSLLPFLFAYLERDNNLILITLGVVSLTTSLISIWLYTLVRRESTLSVSRDTRVNMAYNTSRKNTLSRGWFLFAFSEAIILAVMSFLIMQYDVNVVPVIIAILLTSVLGLIIIITSYQKASQTQQRLKNAENDVFYVDDDSGWENGFLFYNNPYDERTMVEKRSGYGQTINIATKKGKAFIYGTFAFSALVLIGVTGVLLWADFGEIEMGIVSDNNRIVIQAPMYGYEFNASEIIDVAITNDPPRGIRTNGIATDRYLLGNFNINDYGKSKLYIVGDAPYIVVQLEDLYIFINGKSENQTLEYFNLLKGLQAH; this is translated from the coding sequence ATGATAGGCTGGATTTTAGGTTTTACGGCGGCGATTGTGTTGGTTTCCGTTTATTTTGCTTCACAAGCAAACCCCCAACCGAATGTGCGTATCGGCGTATCTTTACCGCATGAAGCTTTAAACGACATTGAAGTTAAAAAAATAACAGGTGATTACCGCAGTGCTTTGCGCAAAGCGGTACTGATTGCCGCCGTTATCGGCATTCCGCCGTTTTTTCTTTTGTCGTACGTATCTCTGGCGATGTTGTTTATGTTTGTGTGGATTGGCGTTGTTTTTTACGCCGCAAACCGCATCTTTATTGTCTATCACGATAAGTTAATTGTGCTAAAACAAAATAACCGCTGGTTTGCTAAAAATGCCCGAATAATCACCGTTGATACCGAGGTTTCACGGCTTAAGGATACAATGCCAATATCGGGGAGATGGTTTATTATCCCTGTTCTTTTAAGCCTTTTGCCGTTTTTATTTGCTTACCTTGAACGCGATAACAATCTAATCCTGATAACACTTGGCGTGGTTTCTCTGACTACTTCGCTTATTTCAATATGGTTATACACGTTAGTGCGCCGGGAAAGCACCCTTTCCGTTTCGCGTGATACCCGTGTAAATATGGCCTACAATACCTCTCGTAAAAACACGCTTAGCCGCGGATGGTTCCTTTTTGCTTTTTCGGAGGCAATTATTTTGGCCGTTATGAGCTTTCTGATTATGCAGTACGATGTGAATGTCGTACCGGTCATAATTGCCATTTTGCTAACAAGCGTATTGGGGCTAATAATTATTATTACCTCTTATCAAAAGGCATCCCAAACGCAACAAAGATTAAAAAATGCGGAAAACGATGTCTTTTATGTCGATGATGACAGCGGCTGGGAAAACGGATTCCTTTTTTACAATAACCCCTATGACGAAAGAACAATGGTTGAAAAACGTTCCGGTTACGGACAAACCATTAATATAGCCACTAAAAAAGGCAAGGCCTTTATTTACGGAACATTCGCTTTTTCGGCTTTGGTATTAATTGGGGTAACCGGTGTTTTACTTTGGGCCGATTTCGGGGAAATTGAAATGGGAATAGTTAGCGATAACAACCGCATAGTAATACAAGCCCCGATGTACGGCTATGAATTTAATGCTTCTGAGATTATTGACGTTGCAATAACAAACGATCCGCCTCGCGGTATCAGAACAAACGGGATTGCAACGGACCGCTATTTACTGGGGAATTTTAATATTAACGATTACGGTAAATCCAAGCTGTATATTGTCGGCGATGCGCCCTATATTGTGGTGCAGCTGGAAGACCTCTACATATTTATTAACGGAAAGAGCGAAAATCAAACCTTGGAATATTTTAATCTTTTAAAAGGTTTGCAAGCGCATTAG
- a CDS encoding GntR family transcriptional regulator has protein sequence MILQINMSSDVPIYMQLRNQIVMGIGCGELKAGQDLPTVRQLAEDIGINMMTVSKAYTILKNEGFIEIDRRHGAKVRKELDPNQQFCEKLEAELFLLAAESKARGMDKADFFELCEKIFSHKLKEKHL, from the coding sequence ATGATTTTACAAATAAATATGTCAAGCGATGTTCCGATTTATATGCAGCTGCGCAATCAAATTGTAATGGGAATTGGCTGCGGCGAATTGAAAGCGGGGCAGGATTTACCGACTGTACGCCAGCTTGCCGAGGATATCGGTATCAATATGATGACGGTCTCCAAGGCATACACAATTCTGAAAAATGAAGGGTTTATCGAAATTGATCGGCGGCATGGGGCCAAAGTTCGCAAAGAGTTAGACCCCAATCAACAATTTTGTGAAAAACTGGAAGCGGAATTATTTTTACTGGCAGCGGAATCAAAAGCCAGAGGTATGGATAAAGCAGACTTCTTTGAACTGTGCGAAAAAATTTTTAGCCATAAATTGAAGGAGAAACATTTATGA
- a CDS encoding CDP-alcohol phosphatidyltransferase family protein: MSIIAEPEIKFKLNVPNIITSSRIFLTVVIVVLLAMGSEAQILAAGIILIIAALTDFLDGKLARHLKQTSRFGSLYDMVADQILFMPTLILAIAAGCFARTEGLMPWNPYLYAVPALLGGVTVFIGIITYLIKRRKKDYEFPTPTTIAKVNFWFWLAPLIVAILNIGPNLFLAVLMYLSLISTILAFYSYLKKGSYVFTD, encoded by the coding sequence GTGAGCATAATAGCCGAACCGGAAATAAAGTTTAAACTGAATGTCCCCAACATCATCACCTCCTCCCGTATATTTCTGACCGTAGTTATTGTTGTTCTTTTGGCTATGGGCAGCGAAGCCCAAATTTTAGCAGCCGGTATAATCCTGATAATTGCCGCTTTAACCGATTTTTTGGACGGTAAATTAGCGCGCCACCTTAAACAAACAAGCCGATTCGGGTCTTTGTACGATATGGTAGCCGATCAAATTCTGTTTATGCCGACACTTATTTTGGCAATTGCAGCCGGATGTTTTGCCCGTACCGAGGGACTAATGCCGTGGAACCCGTACCTTTACGCCGTTCCGGCGCTGCTTGGCGGGGTTACGGTATTTATAGGGATAATTACCTATTTAATCAAACGCCGCAAAAAGGATTATGAATTCCCAACCCCCACAACGATTGCCAAGGTGAATTTCTGGTTTTGGTTGGCGCCGTTGATTGTGGCAATTTTAAATATCGGCCCCAACCTTTTTCTGGCGGTCTTGATGTATCTATCGTTAATATCCACTATTCTCGCTTTTTATTCATACCTTAAAAAGGGCAGCTACGTTTTTACGGACTAG
- the lepA gene encoding translation elongation factor 4, with protein MKQLRKRNFCIIAHIDHGKSTLADRLIQLSGALKGDKMVDQMMDSMELERERGITIKAKAIRLEYQAKDGITYELNLIDTPGHVDFAYEVSRTLAACEGAILVIDATQGIQAQTISNVYFAMDHNLEIIPVINKIDLPSSETEKVLDEIDSILGYKSDEVLQISAKTGQGVPELLEAIINKIPPPKGELEHPLRALIFDSHYDSYMGVVAYISVNDGSIRKGDKLRLMGQGTEFEVVNIGYFNPNFYPTGELLAGDIGYIATGLKSVGDCRVGDTITSIENGADKPLIGYKTARPVVFTGIYTTQPEDHGQLREAIEKLSLNDASFTYEPENSPVLGNGYRCGFLGLLHMDIVQERLEREFDLSLIVTVPGVKLMITRMDGSQEMIVNPSDLPEPSELLKIEEPWAKISVITPSAFIGPIMELVTQSEGLYKHTEYIGHSHSPDALGQRVRLEYEIPLRSMLTTFYDQLKSHSKGYASLDHEVIGYRETKLIKLDILVNGVVVDAFSRVVPPEKAHEIGKSMVEKLKEVIPTQMFKVPLQASVGSRIVARADISAKRKDVLAKCYGGDITRKRKLLEKQKEGKKKMRSIGKVEVPKDAFMSVLKMER; from the coding sequence ATGAAACAACTTAGAAAACGTAATTTCTGCATTATTGCTCATATCGATCACGGTAAGTCAACACTTGCCGACCGCCTGATTCAACTTAGCGGAGCCTTAAAAGGCGATAAAATGGTTGATCAAATGATGGACAGTATGGAGCTGGAACGTGAGCGCGGAATTACAATCAAAGCCAAAGCCATTCGTCTTGAGTATCAGGCAAAAGACGGAATCACGTATGAATTAAATTTGATTGATACCCCGGGGCATGTTGATTTCGCCTATGAGGTTTCGAGAACTTTAGCGGCCTGCGAGGGGGCAATCCTTGTTATTGACGCCACCCAAGGCATTCAGGCTCAGACTATTTCAAACGTTTATTTCGCAATGGATCACAACCTGGAAATAATCCCGGTAATCAATAAAATAGATTTACCAAGCAGCGAAACGGAAAAAGTACTGGATGAAATCGACAGTATCCTCGGATATAAAAGCGATGAGGTTTTACAAATCAGCGCCAAAACGGGGCAAGGCGTCCCCGAACTGTTAGAAGCGATTATTAACAAAATTCCGCCGCCTAAAGGCGAGCTCGAACATCCCTTAAGGGCGCTTATATTTGATTCTCACTACGATTCTTATATGGGTGTTGTCGCCTATATCAGCGTTAACGACGGCAGCATCCGCAAAGGAGATAAGCTGCGGCTGATGGGGCAAGGCACTGAATTTGAAGTGGTAAACATTGGTTATTTTAACCCCAATTTTTACCCTACCGGAGAACTTTTGGCAGGGGATATCGGCTATATTGCTACCGGCCTTAAAAGTGTCGGGGATTGCCGTGTCGGCGATACAATTACTTCAATCGAAAACGGCGCCGACAAACCTCTAATCGGTTATAAAACAGCCAGACCTGTTGTTTTTACCGGGATTTATACCACCCAGCCCGAAGACCACGGACAGCTGCGTGAAGCAATCGAAAAACTGAGCTTAAACGATGCCTCCTTTACGTATGAACCGGAAAATAGCCCTGTTTTAGGAAACGGTTACCGTTGCGGCTTTCTGGGATTACTGCATATGGATATTGTTCAGGAAAGACTGGAAAGGGAGTTTGATCTTTCGCTGATTGTAACGGTACCCGGGGTTAAGCTAATGATAACACGTATGGACGGCAGCCAGGAGATGATTGTTAATCCGTCCGACCTCCCCGAACCGAGTGAACTGTTAAAGATAGAGGAACCGTGGGCCAAGATATCGGTAATTACCCCTTCCGCATTTATCGGTCCGATTATGGAATTGGTAACACAGTCGGAAGGTCTTTATAAACATACGGAATACATCGGGCACTCGCATTCACCCGACGCGCTCGGGCAAAGGGTAAGGCTCGAATATGAAATACCTTTGCGCTCAATGCTGACCACTTTTTACGACCAGTTAAAGAGCCACAGCAAAGGGTATGCGTCGCTTGACCATGAGGTAATCGGTTACCGTGAAACAAAATTAATTAAACTGGATATACTGGTAAACGGGGTTGTTGTAGATGCCTTTAGCCGTGTCGTGCCGCCCGAAAAGGCACACGAAATCGGGAAATCAATGGTTGAAAAACTCAAAGAAGTTATCCCGACGCAAATGTTTAAGGTCCCCTTGCAAGCCTCCGTAGGCAGCCGTATTGTTGCACGTGCCGACATCTCCGCCAAAAGGAAGGATGTACTTGCCAAATGTTACGGCGGTGATATTACCCGCAAACGCAAGCTCTTGGAAAAGCAAAAAGAAGGCAAGAAAAAGATGCGCAGTATCGGCAAGGTTGAAGTCCCCAAGGATGCCTTTATGAGCGTACTAAAAATGGAGCGCTAA